A window of the Campylobacter massiliensis genome harbors these coding sequences:
- the fldA gene encoding flavodoxin FldA → MIGIIFGSSMGNTEEAASFLAENLGLENELLNIANCDAAKLNGFDKLILGVSTWGTGDLQDDWDAFDFGGLKLSGKTVAIFGTGDAESYADSFCGAMGKLYDEVVKAGANVVGAVSVDGYKFDESEAVRDGKFVGLPLDADNESEKTEPRISAWIEQIKPHFA, encoded by the coding sequence ATGATAGGTATCATTTTTGGAAGCAGTATGGGAAATACTGAGGAGGCGGCGAGCTTTTTAGCCGAGAATTTGGGGCTAGAAAACGAGCTTTTAAACATAGCAAACTGCGACGCGGCTAAGCTAAACGGCTTTGACAAGCTAATTTTAGGCGTTTCTACCTGGGGTACAGGCGACCTTCAAGACGACTGGGATGCGTTTGATTTTGGCGGACTAAAGCTTAGCGGTAAGACGGTTGCGATATTTGGCACGGGCGATGCCGAGAGCTATGCGGATAGCTTTTGCGGCGCGATGGGCAAGCTATACGACGAGGTCGTAAAAGCTGGCGCAAACGTCGTGGGCGCAGTATCCGTGGATGGATATAAATTTGACGAATCAGAAGCCGTAAGAGACGGTAAATTCGTCGGTCTGCCTCTTGATGCGGACAACGAAAGCGAAAAAACCGAGCCTAGAATCAGCGCTTGGATAGAGCAGATTAAACCTCATTTTGCTTAA
- the nifJ gene encoding pyruvate:ferredoxin (flavodoxin) oxidoreductase, whose translation MAKIMKTMDGNEAAAHAAYAFTEVAGIYPITPSSPMADYTDMWAAQGKKNLFGMPVKVVEMQSEGGAAGTVHGSLQVGALTTTYTASQGLLLKIPNMYKIAGQLLPGVIHVSARSIAAQALSIFGDHQDIYACRQTGFAMLASGSVQEVMDIAGVAHLAAIKGRVPFLHFFDGFRTSHEIQKVEVLDYAHFDRLLDREALQKFRDEALSPESPKTRGTAQNDDIYFQTRELANRYYDAVPDIVAEYLKEISKITGRDYKPFNYYGDPYATRVVVAMGSVTQTLEEVVDHLRAKGEKVGVLKVHLYRPFSLKYLFDVMPETVEKIAVLDRTKEPGSLGEPLYLDVKAAFYGRKNQPVIVGGRYGLSSKDVDPAQMLAVFENLNLSEPKNGFTVGIEDDVTFTSLKVGEKISLSDASVKECLFYGLGADGTVGANKNSIKIIGDKTELYAQAYFAYDSKKSGGYTRSHLRFGKNPIRSTYLVSNPHFVACSVAAYLEIYDVIDGIREGGTFLLNSIWDAEQTVAKLPNKVKKILAAKKVNFYIINATKLAREIGLKNRTNTIMQSAFFKLADIIPFADAQKYMKEYAHKAYAKKGEAIVEMNYKAIDMGADGLVKVAVDPSWANLTDDAANEEKYVGDEFIEKIVKPINAARGDSLPVSAFVGYEDGHFKSGTTAYEKRGIGVMVPKWIEENCIQCNQCAFVCPHAVIRPFLIDENELAAAPQTVQDHVLDAKGKEVKGLKYKIQVSPLDCTGCELCAQNCPSKEKSLVMVPLAEEMEKNEQENADYLFKKVTYKDDLMSKESVKGVGFAQPLFEFHGACPGCGETPYIGLVTRLFGDRMIVANATGCSSIYGGSAPSTPYTTNKEGKGVAWANSLFEDNAEFGMGMNVAVETLRHRIEDVMLRTKDAAPNALAALYSDWIAHKNDGEKTTQIAKILTPILEQNLSVEGVKEILELKRYLVKKSQWIIGGDGWAYDIGFGGLDHVLASGENVNVLVLDTEVYSNTGGQSSKSSRAGSIAQFTASGKPMQKKDLGYIAMTYGNIFVAQINSNASQANTIKAIAAAEAYDGPSLVIAYSPCIAHGIKGGMAYSGGQGELATKCGYWPTYVYDPRLIKEGKNPLKMTSKEPDWSLYEEFLLNEVRYNSLKKTNPQHADELLAKNKADAQRRYRQLKRLSLADFSDEVESGAPESAEDVSADTAAE comes from the coding sequence ATGGCTAAAATAATGAAAACTATGGACGGAAACGAGGCTGCGGCGCATGCGGCTTACGCATTTACGGAGGTTGCGGGCATCTACCCGATCACTCCTAGCTCGCCGATGGCTGATTACACCGATATGTGGGCGGCTCAGGGCAAGAAAAATCTATTCGGCATGCCGGTTAAAGTCGTCGAAATGCAAAGCGAGGGCGGGGCTGCGGGCACCGTACACGGCTCGCTGCAAGTAGGCGCGCTAACTACGACATACACGGCTTCGCAAGGGCTTTTGCTAAAAATCCCGAATATGTACAAAATCGCAGGCCAACTACTACCGGGCGTCATCCATGTGAGCGCGCGCTCTATCGCGGCTCAGGCGCTTTCAATCTTCGGCGATCATCAGGACATTTATGCCTGTCGCCAAACGGGTTTTGCGATGCTGGCAAGCGGCTCCGTGCAAGAGGTCATGGATATCGCCGGCGTCGCGCACCTAGCGGCGATCAAGGGTCGCGTGCCGTTTTTGCACTTTTTCGACGGATTTCGCACGAGCCACGAGATACAAAAGGTCGAGGTGCTTGACTACGCGCACTTTGATAGGCTTCTTGATCGCGAGGCTCTGCAAAAATTTAGAGACGAGGCGCTAAGTCCCGAGAGCCCGAAAACTCGTGGTACGGCGCAAAATGACGATATTTACTTTCAGACGCGCGAGCTAGCTAACCGCTACTACGACGCGGTACCTGATATAGTGGCCGAGTATCTAAAAGAAATTTCAAAAATCACGGGACGAGATTATAAGCCGTTTAATTATTACGGCGATCCGTACGCTACGCGCGTCGTGGTCGCGATGGGTTCGGTAACGCAAACTCTAGAAGAGGTCGTCGATCACCTGCGCGCAAAAGGCGAAAAAGTAGGCGTGCTAAAAGTGCATCTATATCGTCCGTTTAGCCTAAAATACCTCTTTGACGTGATGCCTGAAACGGTAGAAAAGATCGCCGTACTAGACCGCACGAAAGAGCCGGGAAGCCTGGGCGAGCCGCTATATCTAGACGTCAAGGCGGCGTTTTACGGACGCAAAAATCAGCCTGTGATCGTAGGCGGCCGCTACGGCCTAAGCTCAAAAGACGTCGATCCCGCACAAATGCTAGCCGTCTTTGAAAATCTAAATTTAAGCGAGCCAAAAAACGGCTTTACCGTCGGTATCGAGGACGACGTGACCTTCACCTCGCTAAAAGTCGGCGAGAAAATTTCTCTAAGCGACGCAAGCGTAAAAGAGTGCCTATTTTACGGCCTTGGCGCGGACGGTACCGTTGGGGCGAATAAAAACTCCATCAAAATCATCGGCGATAAAACCGAGCTTTACGCGCAGGCGTATTTTGCCTACGACAGCAAAAAATCGGGCGGCTACACGCGCTCGCACCTACGTTTTGGCAAAAACCCGATCCGCTCGACCTATCTCGTCTCAAATCCGCACTTCGTCGCCTGCTCGGTCGCGGCATATCTTGAAATTTACGACGTCATAGACGGCATCCGCGAGGGCGGGACGTTCCTGCTAAACTCGATCTGGGACGCCGAGCAGACGGTTGCTAAACTGCCGAATAAAGTAAAGAAAATTTTAGCCGCTAAAAAGGTAAATTTCTACATCATCAACGCCACTAAGCTAGCTCGCGAGATCGGGCTAAAAAACCGCACGAACACCATCATGCAGTCGGCATTTTTTAAGCTAGCTGACATCATCCCGTTTGCCGACGCGCAAAAATACATGAAAGAGTATGCGCACAAAGCCTACGCCAAAAAGGGCGAAGCGATCGTGGAGATGAACTACAAGGCCATCGATATGGGCGCGGACGGGCTGGTTAAGGTCGCGGTCGACCCTAGCTGGGCAAATTTGACGGATGACGCCGCTAACGAGGAAAAATACGTCGGCGACGAATTTATAGAAAAAATCGTTAAACCTATCAACGCTGCTAGGGGCGATAGCTTGCCTGTTTCGGCGTTTGTGGGCTATGAGGACGGACACTTTAAATCAGGCACGACGGCCTATGAAAAACGCGGTATCGGCGTGATGGTGCCTAAGTGGATCGAGGAAAATTGCATCCAGTGCAACCAGTGCGCCTTCGTCTGCCCGCACGCGGTCATCAGACCGTTTCTTATCGATGAAAACGAGCTTGCCGCCGCGCCGCAAACCGTGCAAGATCACGTCCTAGACGCCAAAGGCAAAGAGGTAAAAGGGCTAAAATACAAAATCCAAGTGAGCCCGCTTGACTGCACGGGCTGCGAGCTGTGCGCTCAAAACTGCCCGAGCAAGGAAAAATCGCTCGTCATGGTGCCGCTAGCAGAGGAGATGGAGAAAAACGAGCAGGAAAACGCGGATTATTTATTTAAAAAGGTAACCTACAAAGACGACCTGATGAGCAAAGAAAGCGTCAAGGGCGTTGGCTTTGCTCAGCCGCTATTTGAGTTTCACGGCGCGTGCCCTGGTTGCGGCGAAACGCCTTATATAGGGCTTGTTACGAGACTGTTTGGCGACCGTATGATAGTGGCAAACGCCACCGGATGTAGCTCGATCTACGGCGGTAGCGCGCCTTCGACGCCTTATACGACGAACAAAGAGGGCAAGGGCGTAGCGTGGGCGAACTCGCTATTTGAGGATAACGCGGAGTTTGGCATGGGTATGAACGTCGCGGTAGAGACGCTGCGCCACCGTATCGAAGACGTCATGCTACGCACCAAGGACGCCGCACCAAATGCCCTAGCCGCGCTATACTCCGACTGGATCGCGCACAAAAACGACGGCGAGAAAACGACGCAAATCGCTAAAATTTTAACCCCGATTTTGGAGCAAAATTTAAGCGTAGAGGGCGTAAAAGAAATTTTAGAGCTAAAAAGATACCTCGTCAAAAAATCCCAATGGATCATCGGCGGCGACGGCTGGGCGTACGATATCGGCTTTGGCGGTCTTGATCACGTGCTAGCTAGCGGCGAGAACGTAAACGTGCTCGTGCTTGACACCGAGGTGTACTCAAACACCGGCGGCCAAAGCTCAAAATCAAGCCGCGCGGGCTCCATAGCGCAGTTTACCGCTAGCGGCAAGCCGATGCAGAAAAAAGACCTAGGCTATATCGCGATGACCTACGGAAATATCTTCGTTGCGCAGATCAACTCAAACGCGAGCCAAGCAAACACGATAAAAGCCATCGCCGCAGCCGAAGCATACGATGGACCTAGCCTCGTGATTGCATATTCGCCGTGTATCGCGCACGGTATAAAAGGCGGTATGGCCTACTCCGGAGGTCAAGGCGAACTAGCGACGAAATGCGGCTACTGGCCGACCTACGTCTACGATCCGCGCCTAATCAAAGAGGGCAAAAATCCGCTCAAAATGACCTCAAAAGAGCCGGATTGGTCGCTTTATGAGGAATTTTTGCTAAACGAGGTTCGCTACAACTCGCTTAAAAAAACTAACCCGCAGCACGCAGATGAGCTGCTGGCTAAAAACAAGGCCGACGCGCAAAGACGCTACCGCCAGCTAAAACGCCTAAGCCTAGCTGATTTTAGCGATGAGGTCGAGTCTGGCGCGCCTGAAAGCGCCGAGGATGTCTCTGCCGATACCGCAGCCGAATAA
- a CDS encoding M3 family metallopeptidase — MELPRWTFEDAYGDFDDARFTDALSNLDEILGEIEGLLGSSGGLNLLIDAYERGFEAANSLLAFCRCKSSDDTKDERAGAAEAKIREKFLRLERIKEIIFEKMDALDPSDTARQTQEFARIKFLYDERKSSWRARFDAKERKIYEDTAASSFAPLYGVFRHLNNLIAVQATDKNGVKSVYNLSKCAGILKGSPDAALRKSVFEGLSEHYGKHASLYADVLNLLQGFRLGEFRAAGTDILTPSLQQNKISEQAVTAMFAALDRRSDKIRECVSLRAKYFPQGKIYARDLLAPSPFASAEEIPYERAIETTCEALGEVGEEIPEFIKMMLQKNWIEAQVRENKAGGAFYTRFDKFRQPRVFSSYMGTQAHMIQQAHELGHAWHYWIMRDLPALHTQFPMTLAEAASTFNEAVLRNYLRKNSSDKNLLFDILWQELKSAANFMLHIGVRFDFEIAFLKARQKGAVGASQIEELMQKAWRGRYGDTTQDAEGFLPYFKLHFYKTDQYIYNYPYTVGYLLSQFLLGEFRRAGDKFIGAYKAFLRECGVMSVEALLQKHFGKDARTLEFWLECVDNALIYADEFKRLEKQMEFDKTAKSGG; from the coding sequence ATGGAGCTTCCTAGATGGACGTTTGAGGACGCGTACGGCGACTTTGACGATGCGAGATTTACGGATGCGCTGTCAAATTTGGACGAAATTTTAGGCGAGATAGAAGGGCTGCTGGGCTCTAGCGGCGGGCTAAATTTGCTGATAGACGCGTACGAGCGCGGATTTGAGGCGGCAAACTCCTTGCTCGCGTTTTGCCGCTGCAAATCAAGCGACGACACCAAAGACGAGCGAGCAGGCGCGGCCGAGGCGAAAATCAGAGAGAAATTTTTGCGCCTTGAGCGGATCAAAGAGATTATTTTTGAAAAGATGGACGCACTAGATCCCTCCGATACCGCGCGCCAAACACAGGAGTTTGCGCGGATAAAATTTCTTTACGACGAGCGCAAAAGTAGCTGGCGGGCAAGATTTGACGCAAAGGAGCGTAAAATTTACGAGGATACGGCGGCTAGCAGTTTTGCTCCGCTTTACGGCGTATTTAGGCATCTAAACAACCTCATCGCCGTGCAGGCTACGGATAAAAACGGCGTAAAAAGCGTCTATAATCTCTCAAAATGCGCGGGCATTTTAAAGGGCTCGCCCGATGCGGCGCTGCGAAAGAGCGTGTTTGAGGGGCTATCGGAGCATTACGGTAAGCACGCGAGCTTGTACGCCGACGTTTTAAATTTGCTTCAGGGCTTTAGGTTGGGCGAATTTAGGGCGGCGGGGACGGATATCCTAACGCCTAGCCTACAGCAAAACAAGATCAGCGAGCAGGCCGTAACGGCGATGTTTGCGGCGCTAGATCGCAGATCGGACAAGATCAGAGAGTGCGTGAGCCTGCGCGCGAAGTATTTTCCGCAGGGTAAAATTTACGCCCGAGATCTACTCGCGCCGTCTCCGTTTGCTAGCGCTGAGGAGATCCCGTACGAGCGGGCGATAGAGACGACATGCGAGGCTCTGGGCGAGGTTGGCGAGGAGATACCCGAGTTTATCAAAATGATGCTGCAGAAAAACTGGATCGAGGCGCAGGTGCGCGAAAACAAAGCAGGCGGCGCGTTTTATACGAGATTTGATAAATTTCGGCAACCGCGCGTGTTTTCTAGCTACATGGGCACGCAGGCGCATATGATCCAGCAGGCGCACGAGCTCGGACACGCGTGGCACTACTGGATCATGCGCGATCTGCCCGCGCTGCACACGCAGTTTCCTATGACGCTAGCCGAGGCTGCGAGCACCTTTAACGAAGCCGTACTGCGAAACTATCTGCGAAAAAACAGCTCGGATAAAAATTTACTCTTTGACATCTTGTGGCAGGAGCTAAAATCTGCGGCAAATTTCATGCTGCACATCGGCGTAAGGTTTGATTTTGAGATCGCTTTTTTAAAGGCTAGGCAGAAGGGCGCGGTCGGCGCGTCGCAGATAGAGGAGCTCATGCAAAAGGCGTGGCGTGGACGCTACGGCGATACGACGCAGGACGCGGAGGGCTTTTTGCCGTATTTTAAGCTGCATTTTTACAAAACCGATCAATACATCTACAACTACCCCTACACCGTCGGCTACCTGCTCTCGCAGTTTTTGCTGGGCGAGTTTAGGCGCGCTGGCGATAAATTTATCGGCGCATACAAGGCGTTTTTGCGCGAGTGCGGCGTGATGAGCGTCGAAGCTCTGCTACAAAAGCACTTCGGCAAAGACGCGCGAACGCTGGAGTTTTGGCTCGAGTGCGTCGATAATGCGCTAATTTATGCTGACGAGTTTAAGCGGCTCGAAAAGCAGATGGAGTTTGATAAGACGGCAAAATCGGGCGGGTAA
- a CDS encoding DUF2325 domain-containing protein produces MSVLVIGADEITPIKAVLKDLGAEAIEHWDARNENRVNRKPIPQDTECVVMLTSFLNHNTMKTIKNQAKKRNIPIVCAKRSVSCVFSEYCKVFGLDKEFGCCKVKD; encoded by the coding sequence ATGTCAGTTTTAGTTATCGGAGCCGACGAGATAACGCCTATAAAAGCGGTCCTAAAAGACCTCGGCGCAGAAGCGATCGAGCACTGGGACGCGCGCAACGAAAACCGCGTAAATCGCAAACCGATCCCGCAAGATACCGAGTGCGTCGTGATGTTAACCAGTTTTTTAAACCACAACACGATGAAAACGATAAAAAACCAAGCCAAAAAGCGCAATATCCCGATCGTCTGCGCCAAAAGAAGCGTCAGCTGCGTGTTTAGCGAGTATTGCAAAGTCTTTGGGCTAGATAAGGAATTTGGATGCTGCAAGGTAAAAGACTAA
- a CDS encoding DNA-deoxyinosine glycosylase, with the protein MSQIHPFKPIFDKNSKILILGSFPSVVSRKFGFYYANPQNRFWRVLAGILNAPLPKSMDEKTNFLLAHRIAIYDAAISCEIKGSSDAKMTAVSPANLEPIFKIANITQVYANGSKAYEICKKYLEDEILKATKNAVIKLPSTSPANAKFSIDKLASEWSVIAEALR; encoded by the coding sequence ATGAGCCAAATCCATCCTTTTAAACCGATTTTTGATAAAAATTCTAAAATTTTAATCCTCGGCTCCTTCCCTTCCGTCGTTTCTCGTAAATTTGGCTTTTATTACGCAAATCCGCAAAATCGTTTCTGGCGGGTGTTGGCCGGGATTTTAAACGCTCCGTTACCCAAAAGCATGGACGAAAAGACAAATTTTCTGCTCGCTCACCGCATCGCTATCTACGACGCTGCGATCTCGTGCGAGATAAAGGGCTCTAGCGACGCCAAAATGACCGCCGTCTCGCCCGCAAATTTAGAGCCAATCTTTAAAATCGCAAATATCACGCAAGTCTACGCAAACGGCAGCAAGGCTTATGAAATTTGTAAAAAATATTTAGAAGACGAGATTTTAAAAGCGACCAAAAATGCGGTGATAAAGCTACCATCGACCAGCCCTGCAAATGCTAAATTTAGTATAGATAAGCTTGCGAGCGAATGGTCGGTGATAGCTGAGGCTTTAAGGTAG
- a CDS encoding toxin-antitoxin system YwqK family antitoxin yields the protein MKILKFLFLLPLLAIGAQALEPKIVMKPEATLKNGLYYVKGKPYYGTLKMLRYSVEDLYDVNAMGMVYPRLKPLPPTLIREIDVQGGTAVRYRDYFDGRDKPSNEYPLKNGVREGTAKHYHADSGALMGESEYKNGVRDGRYRRYYFDEGGALEQEGTYKADKREGIFTDYYISGEVSARSPYVGGMRNGEDFDYYKSGKIRGKRTYKGGKREGTETWYYESGAVEETGEYKNDRKNGVWKRFYENGKTRVVENYKNGEKDGVAREYYPSGKLRGEYEYKDGRQTGAGLDYYESGAPAAKVMFKNGRYHGLYEEYHENGSIKARVTFEDGLEVGTAKHYYANGKLEAEGEFERGRLIRAKKYDESGKLISDKSDKNGLPRE from the coding sequence ATGAAAATCCTAAAATTTCTATTTTTACTTCCGCTTCTAGCCATCGGCGCGCAGGCGCTGGAGCCAAAAATCGTAATGAAGCCCGAAGCTACCCTAAAAAACGGGCTTTACTACGTAAAAGGCAAGCCCTACTACGGCACGTTAAAGATGCTTCGTTACAGCGTCGAGGACCTATATGACGTAAATGCGATGGGCATGGTCTATCCGAGGCTAAAACCTCTGCCGCCCACGCTCATACGCGAGATCGACGTGCAGGGCGGCACGGCGGTGCGATACAGGGACTATTTTGACGGCAGGGACAAGCCCTCAAACGAATACCCCCTAAAAAACGGCGTCCGCGAAGGCACGGCGAAGCACTACCACGCAGATAGCGGCGCTCTGATGGGCGAGAGCGAATATAAAAACGGCGTCCGCGACGGGCGCTACCGCCGCTACTACTTTGACGAGGGCGGCGCGTTAGAGCAGGAGGGCACCTATAAGGCGGATAAGCGAGAGGGCATTTTCACGGACTATTACATTAGCGGCGAGGTTAGCGCACGCAGCCCATACGTCGGCGGGATGCGAAACGGCGAGGACTTCGACTACTACAAAAGCGGCAAAATTCGAGGCAAGCGAACGTATAAAGGGGGCAAGCGAGAAGGCACGGAGACGTGGTACTACGAAAGCGGCGCCGTGGAGGAAACGGGCGAATACAAAAATGACCGCAAAAACGGCGTTTGGAAGCGATTTTACGAAAACGGCAAAACGCGCGTGGTAGAAAATTACAAAAACGGCGAAAAAGACGGCGTCGCGCGCGAATACTACCCAAGCGGCAAGCTACGAGGCGAATACGAGTACAAAGACGGCCGCCAAACGGGCGCGGGGCTGGACTACTACGAGAGCGGGGCGCCGGCTGCCAAAGTGATGTTTAAAAACGGGCGCTATCACGGACTATACGAGGAGTATCACGAAAACGGCTCGATAAAGGCCAGAGTGACGTTTGAGGACGGGCTGGAGGTCGGCACGGCGAAGCACTACTATGCAAACGGCAAACTCGAAGCCGAGGGGGAGTTTGAGCGCGGCAGGCTCATCCGAGCTAAAAAATACGATGAAAGCGGCAAGCTAATCAGCGACAAGTCCGATAAAAACGGACTGCCGCGGGAGTGA
- the dcuC gene encoding C4-dicarboxylate transporter DcuC produces the protein MAATGIIIGTVVLFIVGWAIVRGKYAPLVLFLSGVFMLICSVALGTGNFMPKQAVATGNAYLNIIEFIRYMFSNRFANLGLIIMFMVGFASYMTHIGANHAFVSIATKRFARIKNPYVMVFVAFAVAKLISMVITSAVGLGVLCLALLGPVLISLGLNKLTVGSICAMSGAASMVLIGASTAAAAKATQLSILDYVFVYKIPAALPTSIVMGIALVFWNRYLDKKEGWVCSEHVGEVMEFDGAVQNPEAAAPKIYAILPFLPMILVVVFSQYCIASIKLDISAIIILSVVIAMLFEAVRHRFKFDPIAEGVKVFFQAMGKSLSGVVILIIAAGVFAEGFKALGMLDSIVKLANSLGFGGFGMSVLFVVITTLVTIISGSNGASFYPLIEMVPHIAAKLNVSSVMLVLPMHQASTIARPLSPVAGVVVAIAGMLKCSPLDIVKRCSVPAVLGLVSHHIFVFLLSL, from the coding sequence ATGGCTGCTACAGGTATTATTATCGGCACGGTAGTACTGTTTATCGTGGGCTGGGCGATAGTGCGGGGTAAGTACGCGCCGCTCGTGCTTTTTCTTTCGGGCGTTTTTATGTTGATTTGCTCGGTCGCGCTAGGCACGGGGAATTTTATGCCCAAACAGGCCGTAGCGACGGGCAACGCCTACCTAAATATCATCGAGTTTATACGATATATGTTCTCAAACAGATTTGCAAATTTAGGCCTTATCATCATGTTTATGGTGGGTTTTGCGAGCTATATGACGCATATCGGCGCGAACCACGCTTTCGTTTCTATCGCTACGAAGCGCTTTGCTAGGATCAAAAACCCATACGTCATGGTATTCGTCGCCTTTGCGGTGGCTAAGCTCATCAGTATGGTTATCACTAGCGCGGTAGGGCTTGGCGTGCTATGTCTTGCGCTACTAGGACCCGTGCTCATCTCCCTTGGGCTAAACAAGCTCACCGTAGGCTCGATCTGCGCGATGTCGGGAGCCGCCTCGATGGTGCTCATCGGCGCATCGACGGCCGCCGCGGCGAAGGCTACGCAGCTTAGTATCCTTGACTATGTTTTCGTCTATAAAATTCCGGCCGCGCTTCCGACCTCGATCGTGATGGGTATCGCACTCGTTTTTTGGAACAGGTATCTGGATAAAAAAGAGGGCTGGGTATGCAGCGAGCACGTGGGCGAAGTGATGGAATTTGACGGCGCAGTGCAAAATCCCGAGGCCGCCGCGCCTAAAATTTACGCGATACTGCCGTTTTTACCGATGATTTTGGTGGTCGTATTTTCGCAGTACTGTATCGCCTCTATCAAGCTTGACATCTCGGCGATCATCATCCTATCAGTCGTCATCGCGATGCTTTTTGAAGCGGTCAGGCATAGGTTTAAATTTGACCCGATTGCCGAGGGGGTCAAGGTGTTTTTCCAAGCGATGGGCAAGAGCCTAAGCGGCGTCGTAATCCTTATCATCGCAGCGGGCGTATTTGCAGAAGGCTTTAAGGCTCTAGGTATGCTCGATAGTATCGTCAAGCTCGCAAATTCGCTAGGATTTGGCGGCTTTGGCATGTCGGTGCTTTTCGTCGTCATCACGACGCTTGTTACGATCATCTCTGGCTCAAACGGCGCGAGCTTCTACCCGCTCATCGAGATGGTGCCGCATATCGCGGCTAAACTAAACGTGAGCTCCGTGATGCTCGTGCTACCGATGCACCAGGCCTCGACTATCGCTCGCCCTCTATCGCCCGTCGCAGGCGTGGTCGTCGCGATAGCGGGCATGCTAAAGTGCAGTCCGCTCGATATCGTCAAACGCTGCAGCGTGCCGGCGGTCTTGGGACTCGTTAGTCACCATATTTTCGTATTTTTACTCTCGTTGTGA
- a CDS encoding DUF4198 domain-containing protein, translating into MNKHLFALLALAAFSSHSLAHEFWLFGSSKDVTSVEIGYADDFPTVEKIPDNRIALFEAPYVIAKNGEKLSLKQSGENYHYERGKLDDGSYLIAGEYKPTFWTKASDGTWHMGKTKEDIKDAKYCKKASMSAKGVINKNAKDDSVTKPSNQRLEIVPLENPANFKVGVPFKVKILFEGKPLESATLNGTFDGFLKEKSAFHGETEPDGTIEVLALKPGKWLLQVVHKMPFADSKICDDETIAATLAFELK; encoded by the coding sequence ATGAACAAGCATTTATTTGCACTTTTGGCTTTGGCGGCTTTTAGCAGCCACTCTTTAGCTCACGAGTTTTGGCTGTTTGGAAGCAGCAAAGACGTAACTAGCGTTGAAATCGGCTATGCAGACGATTTTCCGACTGTTGAAAAGATCCCGGATAACAGGATTGCGCTATTTGAAGCCCCGTACGTAATAGCCAAAAACGGCGAAAAGCTTAGCCTAAAACAAAGCGGCGAAAACTACCACTACGAAAGAGGCAAGCTTGATGACGGCTCTTACCTTATAGCTGGCGAGTACAAGCCTACATTTTGGACAAAAGCTAGCGATGGCACATGGCATATGGGCAAAACCAAAGAGGATATCAAAGACGCCAAATACTGCAAAAAAGCGAGCATGAGCGCAAAAGGCGTCATAAACAAAAACGCTAAGGATGACTCTGTAACAAAGCCTTCTAATCAGCGTTTAGAGATAGTTCCGCTTGAAAATCCGGCAAATTTCAAAGTTGGCGTACCGTTTAAAGTTAAAATTCTATTTGAAGGCAAACCGCTAGAAAGCGCTACGCTTAATGGAACATTTGACGGCTTTTTGAAAGAAAAAAGTGCATTTCACGGCGAAACTGAGCCAGACGGCACGATAGAGGTGCTAGCTCTTAAACCTGGAAAGTGGCTACTACAAGTGGTGCACAAAATGCCGTTTGCCGACTCGAAAATTTGCGATGACGAGACGATCGCAGCAACGCTTGCGTTTGAGCTAAAATAG